One stretch of Paenibacillus sp. AN1007 DNA includes these proteins:
- a CDS encoding ferric reductase, with amino-acid sequence MAQWIVEYLPTWNIIRISGIASYLLLFAGVFLGIAQGLPMAKGKPKAIMFEWHTRTTWLAFGFGMVHALTLYIDHYSPFTWGELFIPFTASVHPVGSGLGTLAFYGLLVVLLSSDLRSKLGRRWWFLFHMLSYPVFVSLFIHGMVTGSDSGHVIMRLMYVFTGISIIGITVLRALLRERKGPEITIGPKRTDSESNHDRKWAEVYGLAVPLGQNQLK; translated from the coding sequence ATGGCACAGTGGATTGTAGAATACCTGCCAACATGGAATATCATTCGAATTAGCGGAATTGCCTCATATTTACTGCTGTTTGCTGGTGTATTTCTAGGTATTGCCCAAGGTCTGCCTATGGCAAAAGGCAAGCCCAAAGCCATCATGTTTGAGTGGCATACACGGACGACCTGGCTCGCCTTTGGATTTGGGATGGTTCATGCACTCACATTATACATCGACCACTACAGTCCGTTCACTTGGGGCGAGCTGTTCATTCCTTTTACTGCATCCGTGCATCCGGTTGGCAGCGGGCTGGGGACGTTAGCTTTTTACGGCCTGCTGGTCGTATTATTATCCAGCGATCTGCGGAGCAAGCTGGGGAGAAGGTGGTGGTTCTTGTTCCATATGTTATCTTATCCGGTGTTCGTGAGCTTGTTTATTCATGGCATGGTTACGGGCAGTGATTCAGGCCATGTTATCATGCGTCTGATGTATGTATTTACCGGAATCAGCATCATAGGGATTACGGTTTTGCGCGCTCTGCTTCGGGAACGTAAAGGCCCGGAGATCACGATTGGACCCAAACGAACCGATTCGGAATCGAACCATGATCGAAAATGGGCAGAAGTTTATGGACTAGCCGTACCTTTGGGCCAAAATCAGCTCAAATGA
- a CDS encoding DUF72 domain-containing protein: MIRIGLTGWGDHDDLYPNRTKAKDKLSLYGQYYSTVEVDSSFYAVQPRDRMARWAAETPESFAFIVKAYQGMTGHLRGKPYFNSTSEMYKAFRDSLEPVIEAGKMQAALFQYPPWFECSRDNVNELREVKLRMEGIPCAIEFRHQSWYEDKFRERTLAFLKEQGWIHSVCDEPQAGTGSIPIVPIATDPQMTLVRMHGRNVSGWHQNGAPNWRETRYLYRYNEQELLEWKGYLEQLQEQSEDVFVIFNNNSAGDAAANAQMMMELLGQPVKPFPDRTEPEKEEGPEQLELF, translated from the coding sequence ATGATTCGTATCGGACTTACGGGATGGGGCGATCATGATGATCTTTATCCGAACCGCACCAAAGCGAAGGACAAGCTCAGCTTGTACGGACAATATTACTCCACCGTAGAAGTAGACAGCTCTTTCTACGCCGTGCAGCCCCGGGACCGAATGGCCCGCTGGGCCGCGGAAACGCCCGAGTCGTTTGCGTTTATCGTGAAGGCTTACCAGGGAATGACCGGACACCTGCGCGGCAAACCGTACTTTAACAGCACATCCGAGATGTACAAAGCTTTTCGGGACTCACTGGAGCCAGTTATTGAAGCAGGCAAGATGCAGGCAGCCTTGTTTCAATACCCACCCTGGTTTGAATGCAGCCGGGACAATGTAAATGAACTGCGTGAAGTGAAACTTCGCATGGAGGGTATCCCGTGTGCAATTGAGTTCCGACACCAGAGCTGGTACGAAGACAAGTTTCGTGAACGCACACTGGCCTTTCTGAAGGAACAGGGCTGGATTCACAGTGTCTGTGACGAACCCCAGGCAGGGACTGGCTCAATCCCCATTGTGCCCATCGCAACTGATCCGCAAATGACGCTCGTGCGCATGCATGGACGCAATGTGTCGGGCTGGCATCAGAACGGTGCACCGAACTGGCGTGAGACACGTTATTTATATCGATACAACGAGCAGGAGCTGCTGGAATGGAAGGGTTATCTGGAGCAGCTGCAGGAGCAGAGTGAAGATGTGTTTGTCATTTTCAACAACAACTCCGCCGGAGACGCCGCCGCCAATGCGCAGATGATGATGGAACTGCTGGGCCAGCCGGTCAAACCATTCCCCGACCGCACGGAGCCTGAAAAGGAAGAAGGGCCTGAGCAGCTGGAGTTATTTTAG
- a CDS encoding phosphatidylglycerophosphatase A: protein MEHPEQEKIPYSLNSRKVAEATREWLHKRGVTIPEIAELVMLLQKKYYPALTMEECVENVEMVLKKREVQNAVLTGIQLDLLAEQGQLISPLQEMIENDEGLYGVDEILAFSIVNVYGSIGFTNYGYVDKLKPGVLERLNDKSFGPVHTFLDDIVGAIASAASSRIAHRKQSELEEALGEKPVSDDKI, encoded by the coding sequence ATGGAACATCCAGAGCAGGAAAAAATCCCTTACAGTCTGAACAGCCGCAAAGTCGCAGAAGCAACAAGGGAATGGCTGCACAAGCGGGGCGTGACAATCCCTGAGATTGCAGAACTGGTTATGCTGCTGCAGAAGAAGTATTACCCTGCACTTACGATGGAGGAATGCGTTGAGAATGTGGAGATGGTTCTAAAAAAACGTGAGGTACAGAATGCGGTATTGACCGGTATCCAGCTTGATCTGCTCGCAGAACAGGGACAACTGATCTCTCCGCTGCAGGAGATGATTGAGAATGACGAGGGGCTGTACGGCGTGGATGAAATTCTGGCCTTCTCGATTGTGAATGTATACGGCAGCATCGGATTCACGAATTACGGTTACGTGGACAAGCTGAAGCCCGGGGTATTGGAACGGTTAAATGACAAGAGCTTTGGTCCTGTACATACGTTCCTCGATGATATTGTCGGAGCCATCGCCTCAGCCGCCAGCAGCCGGATTGCCCACCGCAAACAGTCGGAATTGGAAGAGGCGCTGGGTGAAAAACCGGTCAGTGACGATAAGATCTAA
- a CDS encoding MBL fold metallo-hydrolase, giving the protein MKRIRTEELSMPAGMHRIKITMSFPLRWVNSYILTEPDGKVTIVDPGPRTAETEQEWHEALAGLGLTLQDIHQIVLTHHHPDHLGLSGWMQQLTGVPVLMSARSREEADYMWGPGASIEVRLPEYYLLHGMPQRKTTEIKEHMQTFLSQITPLPEVTLAADGEIVRMGGKAWIAVETGGHAPGHLSFYAPESKEILCGDAVLPQISPNISLQPGSDPEPLQSYMDSLHRLNALAVERAYPGHRNPFTRFTERTAELLAHHEERLAKLTERLRESPANAYSICLYLFGDRLGTHQLRFAMSETLAHLQELIRRGVARQEQQPDGIIYFYHQ; this is encoded by the coding sequence ATGAAACGAATACGTACCGAAGAGCTGTCCATGCCAGCAGGCATGCACCGGATCAAAATTACGATGTCTTTTCCGCTTCGATGGGTGAACAGCTACATCCTGACCGAACCGGACGGTAAGGTAACCATTGTAGATCCCGGCCCGCGAACAGCAGAGACGGAGCAGGAATGGCACGAAGCGTTAGCAGGACTTGGCTTGACGTTACAGGACATTCACCAGATTGTATTAACGCACCATCATCCGGATCATCTGGGGTTATCGGGATGGATGCAGCAGCTGACGGGTGTGCCTGTATTGATGTCAGCACGTTCTCGGGAGGAAGCTGATTATATGTGGGGACCCGGGGCAAGCATAGAAGTGAGACTGCCTGAATATTACCTCCTTCACGGCATGCCGCAGCGTAAAACGACTGAAATTAAGGAACATATGCAAACATTCCTTTCGCAGATCACCCCGCTTCCGGAGGTGACACTTGCTGCAGATGGTGAAATAGTCCGAATGGGCGGTAAAGCATGGATTGCTGTAGAAACGGGTGGACATGCCCCGGGGCATCTGTCATTTTATGCTCCTGAATCCAAAGAAATATTGTGCGGAGATGCGGTTTTGCCACAGATTTCGCCCAATATCAGCCTGCAGCCAGGCAGTGACCCTGAACCTTTACAGTCCTATATGGACAGCCTGCATCGTTTGAATGCATTAGCGGTAGAGCGAGCGTATCCGGGCCACCGCAATCCGTTTACCCGTTTTACGGAACGTACAGCGGAACTGCTTGCTCATCATGAAGAGCGGCTTGCAAAACTGACAGAGCGTCTGCGGGAAAGCCCAGCTAATGCATACAGCATCTGCCTGTATCTGTTTGGAGATCGGCTTGGAACGCACCAGCTTCGCTTTGCCATGAGCGAGACGCTGGCACATCTTCAGGAGTTAATCCGGCGTGGGGTGGCGAGACAGGAACAGCAGCCGGACGGCATTATTTATTTTTATCATCAGTAG
- a CDS encoding class I SAM-dependent methyltransferase produces MTEWYEKSFGEDYLLVYKHRDVHGAYEEVHKMINWLKLRPHAEVLDLCCGMGRHSLALADAGLQVTGVDLSDVLLNEAREMDTEHRVKWVHADMRSIPLEGGFDAVVNLFTSFGYFPEDVEQFKVLEAIHRMLRPGGSFIIDFINTAYVKKHLVPHSIRENEGQQIEEFRRIQDGFVQKEIRITDTAAGTKPRIYKESVKLYSRERLTQMLQDADLQVDQVHGGYDEEIYEEQTSPRMIFVGHRPAE; encoded by the coding sequence ATGACCGAATGGTACGAAAAGAGTTTTGGTGAGGATTATCTGCTCGTATACAAACACCGGGATGTGCACGGCGCTTATGAGGAAGTACATAAAATGATAAATTGGCTCAAGCTCCGTCCACATGCGGAGGTGCTTGATCTCTGCTGCGGCATGGGCAGACATTCGCTTGCGCTTGCGGATGCCGGACTACAGGTGACGGGGGTAGACTTGTCGGACGTGCTCTTGAACGAAGCCCGGGAGATGGATACCGAACATCGGGTCAAATGGGTTCACGCTGACATGCGCAGCATTCCGTTGGAGGGTGGTTTTGACGCTGTGGTTAACCTGTTTACTTCATTTGGATATTTTCCTGAGGACGTGGAGCAGTTCAAGGTACTGGAGGCCATCCATCGCATGTTAAGACCGGGAGGCAGCTTTATTATTGATTTTATCAATACAGCTTACGTGAAGAAACATCTGGTCCCACATTCGATCCGCGAAAATGAAGGGCAGCAGATTGAGGAATTCCGCAGGATACAGGATGGTTTTGTGCAAAAAGAAATTCGAATCACGGACACTGCAGCCGGCACCAAGCCGCGAATATATAAAGAAAGTGTCAAGCTCTACTCACGTGAGCGGCTCACTCAAATGCTGCAGGATGCCGACCTTCAGGTGGATCAGGTTCACGGAGGTTACGATGAGGAGATATACGAGGAGCAGACCTCACCGCGGATGATCTTTGTAGGGCATCGTCCTGCAGAATAA
- a CDS encoding FAD:protein FMN transferase gives MSRTAQAACPLRFQFYAMNTDVEVQLTADREQAEHAASLVQNWFETQERRFSRFVAGSELNRLNKSKGWVPVSAAMDEVLSLAYGCIGQTEGIFQPGISRALRASGYDISFEKVQQRAFRRPLLKRLLGTEQSEPVRSLQDTPDYSRPTWIQQEGSRMVHLDPGTELDLGGIVKGWAVERIADWLQRTMNIPAGMINAGGDVQVWGTAHHPHWTLEVTSPFSLKRGMTGAVRLQQGAVATSGITRRQWQHGNGRTVHHLIDPRTMEPADTDILQCTVMGQHASQCEITAKTVCILGSVEAVRWLNRHYDRHDVLWMTRDGCLYFRGNTAALAERWPGFDPDHRFSLIGQGAEQNKSK, from the coding sequence ATGAGCCGCACAGCACAGGCTGCGTGTCCGCTCCGATTTCAATTCTATGCGATGAACACCGACGTCGAAGTGCAGCTGACGGCAGACAGAGAACAAGCGGAACATGCGGCCTCTCTGGTACAGAACTGGTTCGAGACACAAGAGCGGCGCTTTAGCCGTTTTGTGGCAGGCAGTGAACTGAATCGTCTGAACAAGAGTAAGGGGTGGGTGCCTGTATCGGCTGCGATGGATGAGGTGCTTAGTTTGGCCTATGGCTGTATCGGGCAGACGGAGGGCATTTTCCAGCCCGGCATCTCACGAGCTCTGCGTGCGTCTGGCTATGATATCAGCTTTGAGAAAGTGCAGCAGCGAGCGTTCCGTCGGCCTTTACTGAAAAGACTGCTGGGCACGGAACAGAGTGAACCTGTTCGGAGTCTGCAGGATACACCGGACTACAGTCGTCCAACCTGGATACAGCAGGAAGGCAGCCGCATGGTTCATCTGGACCCGGGAACCGAGCTGGACCTCGGGGGGATTGTGAAGGGCTGGGCAGTAGAGCGTATTGCAGACTGGCTGCAGAGAACAATGAACATTCCGGCGGGCATGATTAATGCAGGCGGTGATGTCCAGGTATGGGGAACAGCACATCACCCACATTGGACGCTTGAGGTGACGAGTCCGTTTTCGCTAAAGCGGGGCATGACTGGTGCTGTTCGGCTGCAGCAGGGCGCTGTCGCTACATCCGGTATTACGCGGAGACAGTGGCAGCATGGTAATGGACGAACCGTACATCATTTAATTGATCCCCGGACGATGGAACCGGCAGACACAGACATTCTGCAGTGTACAGTTATGGGCCAGCACGCTTCGCAGTGTGAGATTACAGCCAAGACGGTATGTATCCTTGGAAGTGTGGAGGCTGTGAGGTGGCTCAATCGGCATTACGACCGTCATGATGTACTTTGGATGACACGGGATGGCTGCCTCTATTTTCGTGGCAATACGGCAGCACTTGCGGAACGCTGGCCCGGATTCGACCCGGATCATCGTTTCAGCTTGATCGGACAGGGAGCGGAACAAAACAAGTCTAAATAG